The genomic region CTTGGTAACGCGGTCAAGCTGCAAAATAGCGGGTCGGGTCATAGTCGGACTAGGCATGAGACACGGAGCATAGGACGCGGAGCAAACTTAGCGGTGAGCAATTCTGGCCTGGTCTTGCGCCAGGACAATTAAGGTAGAGCCAGCCGAGACTAGGAGCATGGCTAGGGAAGCGGCTGCCGCCTCAGCAAAGGAGATATTTTCTGTGGCTTGCCAGATCTGCGTGGCTAGCGTCTTAAACCCAATCGGGGCTAGCAGCAGCGTTGCAGGTAATTCCTTGATCGCGGTTAAGAACACTAGCACCGTTCCACTGAGAATGCCCGGACGAACTAACGGTAGGGTAATCTCCCGCAAGGTTTGCCAAGGAGTGCGGCCTAAGCTTCTGGCGGATTCTTCCACTTGTGGATTGACTTGCAGCAACGAACTCCGGACAGTCCCCACTGTTTGCGGTAGAAACAAAATCAGGTAAGCAAACACCAACAGCGGCAGCGTTTGGTAAATCCAAGGCAAGTAGTTAGCCCCAAAAAAGACTAAAGACAACGCCACTACAATGCCTGGTAAGCCAAAGCCAATGTAAGAACAACGCTCGATCGCCGTGGTAATTCGTCCGGGAAAGCGCACCGACAATATGGCCACAGGCAAGGCAAATAAAATTGCCGCGATCGCCGCTAATCCCGCTGCCGCGATCGAGTTAAACGCGATGTGCAGTAAATCAGTGGGAGCCAACATATCTACTTTGGCCAACCAGCCCCGTACTAGCCAAAAGATCGTCATGGCAAAAGGCAGCACTAAGCTCAGCGCCACAATAGCGGCACAAAACAGGAGAGCGGGCCATTTCCAGATTCCCAGCTTTACCAACTGAGGCGATCGTCTCACGGCAGCAGCACGACTGTAGTACTTGGCTCGCGATCGCACCCGGTACTCCAACCAAAGAATCAGCAGCACTAAACCCACTAAGACCAGTGCCAGCAGCGAAGCTGAGGTCCGATCAAAACTAGACTTATATTGCAGAAAAATCACGCGGGTAAAGGCATCAAACCGCATCAGCGACGGGGTGCCAAAATCGCGCAAAGCGTACAAGGCGACGAGCAGCCCACCCGCCACGATAGAGGGTCGTAGTTGCGGCAGCGTCACCTGCCAAAAAGTTGCCCAAGGGCTACGGCCCAAACTCCGCGCCACTTCTTCAAGCGCTGGATCAATCCCTTGCAGCCCAGCCCGTACACTTAGCAGCAAGTAAGGATAGGTAAACAACGTCAGCGCTAAAAGCGTTCCAGGCCAACCATAAATTGAAGGCAGCTCTTGAATTCCCAAGGGCTCTAGCAACAACTGCAAGCCACTACCTTTAGGCCCAAAGGCCGCTAGCAGCGTAAAACTGCCCACATAACTGGGAATCGCCAGTGGTAACGTCGCCGCGATCAACCAACTCCTTCGCCCTGGCAAATCAGTTCGTAGCGTTAAGAAAGCGATAGGAATCGCAATCAGCGCTGACAACAACGTGACAGCCGCCGCCATTCCCGCACTGTTCAGCAGCACGGTTAGGGTTCGGGGTCGAGACAGAAGCGTCCACATTTGTTCTGCCCCAATTCCCGAAGTTCGAAACACCAGATAGGCCAGAGGCAAGGCGATCGCGATCGCTACTAGCCCCCCAGCCAAAGTCAAGAAGAAAGGTGGCCCGGAAGCCATTGGCGATCGCCACACCCACCCCTGCAAGAGACGGTGCAGCCCCTTGGAAACTTGCATTTCCTTTAGAGCACTCCAGTCGATTGCAGCAGTTTCAGGGTCGCATCCAGGTCGCTCAAGCTAGCCAAGTCAATTTTCGGCGTTTGCACCTGATCGAGACCTTTCAAGTTGCTACTCGCCACTTTGACTCCATCAGCCAAAGGATATTCCCGCGTCTCGGTTGCAAAGTAGTTCTGGGCTTCGTTGTCCAACAGGAAAGCGACAAACTTTTGGGCTAGTTCTGGACGTTTCGCACTGTCCAAAATCGCTACGCCTGAAACGTTGACCATAGAACCCGCATCACCTGTAAAGTGATGGGCGACAGGTGCCTCAGGATTCTCCAGCTTAAATCGTTCTAGGTAGTAGTGGTTCACCAGACCAAGCGCAATTTCACCACGAGCCAGAGCTTCTACGATGGGCACATTCTTGGGATACACCTTAGGCTCATTGGCTTTCATGCCTTCTAGCCATTGCTTCGCTTTCTCTTCCCCTTCGGTCACCCGCAAAGCAGTGACAAAAGCTTGAAAGGAGCCGTTTGTGGGGGCCCAGCCAATTTTGCCTTTCCATTTCGGATCGGTGAGGTCAAAAATGGATTGAGGCAACTCTTCTGCTTTTACCAAGTCGGTGTTGTAGTCTACCGTGCGAGCGCGTCCCGTCACTCCTACCCACTGTCCCGTTGGGGAATGGAAGCGATCGTCCACCTTGGCGAGTACAGCATCCGGTAGCTTGGTCGTGCGATTGGCTTGTTGCAGCGCTCCCAAAGCACCCGGATCTTGGGCATAAAAGACATCGGCGGGACTATTCTTTTGCTCTTCTAGAATGGCCGCTGTTAGCTCAGCCGTATCGCCGTAGCGAACTCGGACTTTAGTGCCCGTTTCCGCTTCAAATTTTTTGATCAGGGGCCCAACTAATTTCTCATCTCGACCAGAGTAAATGACTAGTTCCTCACCTGTCGTGCTGTTAGCCGCAGTCGTAGCGCTAGGAGAGGTTTGAGCATTGGGGGTGGGGTTGTTGGAGCAAGCGATCGCAACTCCTCCAGTGGTCACCGCCAATCCTAATAAAGACAATAACTTACGACGCTTCACAAAGTTCTCCGTACAGGTTGAGGAATTACTTAATCAAAAAAACTGTCAATAAAATTAGGAAGTAGTTTTTACATTAGTTTGGCTAGAACGGTTAGAAACAAATCGGGTGAATCGGTATATGACCGTAGAACACTGAGTCACCCTAGCCAATATTAATGCAAGTGATTCTCAATTCAAAATCAGGAAACGATCACGAACCTAAACTCAAAATCCTGATCTGTTGATTTGGATCTGCCATTACCCCAGAGTTTGGTGACAATCCTCTCGAAAAGTGCCTAAAACGATCAGCAACTCCGAGAGGAAACCTTCTACAATGGGTGGGATTTACGAACCATGAAAGCTTTAGCAAGACTATGCCTCGTCGCGATGACCTCCGCAAGATTTTGTTGATTGGCTCTGGCCCGATTGTAATTGGGCAAGCTAGTGAGTTTGATTACTCAGGAACTCAGGCTTGTAAGGCACTGCGAGATGAAGGCTACGAGGTGGTGCTGGTTAACTCCAACCCAGCCACAATCATGACGGACCCAGACACCGCCGATCGCACTTACATCGAACCGCTCACCCCTGAGCTACTAGAGAAAATCATTGCTAAGGAGCGACCCGATGCCTTGCTACCCACCATGGGAGGGCAAACAGCACTAAATTTAGCCGTCACGCTAGCCAAGAACGGGGTTCTAGAGCAGTACGGCGTAGAGTTGATCGGAGCCAAGTTGCCTGCGATCGAAAAGGCAGAAGACCGCAAGCTCTTTAAAGAGGCGATGGAGAAAATTGGGGTTAGCGTTTGCCCTTCTGGCCTCGCGGAGAACATGGCAGAAGCCAAGCAAATCGCGATTCAAATTGGCTCCTATCCGTTAATTATTCGGCCTGCTTTTACCCTGGGCGGCTCAGGGGGTGGCATTGCTTACAACCAAGAAGAATTTGAAGAAATTTCTCAATCTGGTTTA from Trichocoleus desertorum ATA4-8-CV12 harbors:
- a CDS encoding iron ABC transporter permease, producing the protein MASGPPFFLTLAGGLVAIAIALPLAYLVFRTSGIGAEQMWTLLSRPRTLTVLLNSAGMAAAVTLLSALIAIPIAFLTLRTDLPGRRSWLIAATLPLAIPSYVGSFTLLAAFGPKGSGLQLLLEPLGIQELPSIYGWPGTLLALTLFTYPYLLLSVRAGLQGIDPALEEVARSLGRSPWATFWQVTLPQLRPSIVAGGLLVALYALRDFGTPSLMRFDAFTRVIFLQYKSSFDRTSASLLALVLVGLVLLILWLEYRVRSRAKYYSRAAAVRRSPQLVKLGIWKWPALLFCAAIVALSLVLPFAMTIFWLVRGWLAKVDMLAPTDLLHIAFNSIAAAGLAAIAAILFALPVAILSVRFPGRITTAIERCSYIGFGLPGIVVALSLVFFGANYLPWIYQTLPLLVFAYLILFLPQTVGTVRSSLLQVNPQVEESARSLGRTPWQTLREITLPLVRPGILSGTVLVFLTAIKELPATLLLAPIGFKTLATQIWQATENISFAEAAAASLAMLLVSAGSTLIVLAQDQARIAHR
- a CDS encoding iron ABC transporter substrate-binding protein, coding for MKRRKLLSLLGLAVTTGGVAIACSNNPTPNAQTSPSATTAANSTTGEELVIYSGRDEKLVGPLIKKFEAETGTKVRVRYGDTAELTAAILEEQKNSPADVFYAQDPGALGALQQANRTTKLPDAVLAKVDDRFHSPTGQWVGVTGRARTVDYNTDLVKAEELPQSIFDLTDPKWKGKIGWAPTNGSFQAFVTALRVTEGEEKAKQWLEGMKANEPKVYPKNVPIVEALARGEIALGLVNHYYLERFKLENPEAPVAHHFTGDAGSMVNVSGVAILDSAKRPELAQKFVAFLLDNEAQNYFATETREYPLADGVKVASSNLKGLDQVQTPKIDLASLSDLDATLKLLQSTGVL